The following proteins are encoded in a genomic region of Maylandia zebra isolate NMK-2024a linkage group LG1, Mzebra_GT3a, whole genome shotgun sequence:
- the LOC143412606 gene encoding uncharacterized protein LOC143412606, producing the protein MCDIERMFHQFHVKAEDQDYLRFLWWDDGNFQAQPSVYRMRVHLFGAASSPGCANFGLKHVAAQGHGHYSETTIQFIERNFYVDDGLTSVATKDEAIKLVKEARQLCSAGKLRIHKFISNDHEVLASIPESERADSVRNRNLVLGESQIERALGIKWCIVADQFHFRVIVDERPLSRRGVLSTVASIYDPLGFVAPFVLVGKQILQQMCQDKVGWDEPLSEELKPRWESWLLDLRNLADIKIQRCYLPEGFEKVERYELHHFSDASVKGYGECSYLRAISVSNQVHCSLVIGKARVTPTKVTTVPRLELSAAVIAVRTSDLLKRELEVQAKEFFWTDSKVVLGYINNEARRFHIFVANRIQRIQEGSDPDQWRYVTSENNPADHASRGLTAKGLITSSWFTGPDFLWQDKLPADDIKVGELGAEDPELRKTFVHKTLTTEDSLLNHFSRFSNWTRLVKAIARLKRYVKELKGLTYRTNEVTSLEERKEAELFIIATVQNELFSEEIKDLKSKQTTTRDRANRLHKLNPFLDKRGVLRVGGRLEHADLHPHIKHPMILPNKTHISKLLIEHFHQRVHHQGRGMTMNELRSNGIWLLGCSHAVSSYIYKCVKCRKFRRNAEVQRMADLPRERVEASPPFSYCGMDCFGPFYVKEGRRELKRYGLLFTCLCSRAVHIELLDDMTSDAFINALRTFIAIRGSVRQLRSDQGTNFVGARREFLVSVRKMDQESLRQLGCEFVMNPASASHMGGAWERQIRTIRSVLTSILDHSSRRLDTSSLRTYLYEVMAIINSRPLTTHLLNDPTGPQPLTPNHILTMKSSVVLPPPGEFVKEDLYLRKRWRKVQYLANEFWTRWKGEYLLNLQQRGKWYKARRNAKINDIVVLMDNSLPRNEWKLAKVTKVYPSEDGIIRKLELLISDATLDDQGKRVNKPVYLERPIHKTVTLLEAE; encoded by the coding sequence ATGTGCGATATCGAGCGTATGTTCCATCAGTTTCACGTCAAAGCAGAGGACCAGGACTACTTGAGATTTCTCTGGTGGGACGATGGAAACTTCCAGGCTCAACCATCAGTCTATCGCATGCGAGTGCATCTATTTGGAGCTGCCTCTTCCCCTGGTTGTGCAAACTTTGGGTTGAAACATGTTGCTGCCCAAGGACATGGTCACTACAGTGAAACGACCATTCAGTTCATTGAACGAAACTTTTACGTGGACGATGGGCTCACAAGTGTCGCAACCAAGGATGAAGCCATTAAGTTAGTAAAGGAAGCAAGGCAACTCTGCAGTGCTGGCAAACTGCGAATTCACAAATTCATTTCTAACGATCATGAGGTACTTGCATCCATTCCAGAGAGTGAACGTGCAGATTCAGTACGAAACCGCAACTTGGTTCTTGGTGAGTCCCAAATTGAGAGAGCTCTGGGAATCAAATGGTGCATTGTTGCAGACCAGTTCCATTTCAGAGTGATTGTGGATGAACGCCCACTTTCTAGAAGAGGAGTCTTATCAACTGTGGCATCCATCTATGACCCTCTCGGCTTTGTGGCACCATTTGTTCTGGTTGGAAAGCAAATACTCCAACAGATGTGTCAAGACAAGGTTGGATGGGATGAACCACTGTCAGAAGAGCTCAAACCACGGTGGGAGTCTTGGCTATTGGATTTAAGGAACCTGGCTGACATCAAAATTCAGCGCTGTTATCTCCCAGAAGGTTTTGAGAAGGTCGAAAGATATGAACTGCATCATTTCTCAGATGCGAGTGTTAAAGGGTACGGTGAATGTTCTTACTTGAGAGCAATCAGTGTTTCAAACCAAGTCCACTGCTCTCTAGTTATTGGCAAAGCCAGGGTGACTCCTACAAAGGTCACCACAGTACCCAGGCTTGAGCTATCAGCAGCAGTTATTGCCGTGCGAACGAGTGACCTGCTTAAAAGGGAGTTGGAAGTTCAAGCCAAAGAATTCTTTTGGACAGATTCGAAGGTTGTTCTTGGATACATCAACAACGAGGCTAGAAGGTTTCACATATTTGTGGCAAATCGCATTCAGCGTATCCAAGAAGGTTCCGATCCAGACCAATGGAGATATGTGACTTCTGAGAACAATCCCGCTGACCATGCATCACGGGGTCTGACAGCAAAGGGACTAATTACTTCCAGCTGGTTCACCGGTCCAGATTTTCTCTGGCAGGATAAACTTCCTGCTGATGACATTAAGGTGGGAGAGTTGGGAGCTGAAGATCCAGAACTTCGTAAGACTTTTGTCCATAAGACACTGACCACAGAAGATTCGTTGCTCAATCATTTCTCAAGATTCTCAAACTGGACAAGGCTAGTTAAAGCAATTGCACGACTCAAGCGATACGTCAAAGAGCTGAAAGGTCTGACGTACAGAACAAACGAAGTCACCAGTCTTGAGGAGAGGAAAGAGGCAGAGCTTTTCATCATAGCTACTGTCCAAAACGAACTGTTTTCTGAAGAAATCAAAGATCTGAAATCGAAGCAGACAACAACAAGAGATCGTGCAAATAGGTTGCACAAACTGAATCCTTTTTTGGATAAAAGGGGTGTGTTAAGAGTGGGAGGTCGGCTGGAGCATGCAGATTTACacccacacatcaaacatccaATGATCTTGCCAAACAAAACCCACATATCAAAGTTACTGATTGAACACTTCCATCAAAGGGTTCATCACCAGGGACGTGGGATGACGATGAATGAGCTGCGATCAAATGGCATTTGGCTATTGGGATGTAGTCACGCAGTGTCTTCCTACATCTACAAGTGTGTCAAATGTAGGAAATTCAGAAGGAATGCTGAGGTACAAAGAATGGCAGATTTACCGCGTGAGAGAGTTGAAGCATCGCCCCCTTTTTCCTATTGTGGAATGGACTGTTTCGGCCCGTTTTACGTTAAGGAGGGAAGAAGGGAACTTAAACGCTATGGTCTGCTATTCACATGTCTGTGCTCTCGTGCTGTGCATATAGAGCTTCTCGACGACATGACCAGTGATGCCTTCATTAATGCTCTTCGAACCTTTATCGCCATACGAGGAAGTGTTCGACAACTTCGGTCCGATCAGGGTACCAACTTTGTTGGAGCAAGACGGGAGTTCTTGGTATCTGTAAGGAAAATGGACCAAGAAAGCCTAAGACAACTAGGTTGTGAGTTTGTCATGAACCCGGCATCTGCCAGCCATATGGGTGGGGCCTGGGAAAGGCAGATTAGGACGATTAGAAGTGTTTTGACATCCATTCTGGATCATTCATCCAGAAGACTTGACACTTCATCCTTGCGTACCTACCTTTATGAAGTCATGGCGATCATAAATAGTAGGCCCTTAACAACTCACCTGTTGAACGATCCCACTGGTCCACAGCCTCTTACGCCGAATCACATCCTGACTATGAAGTCTTCAGTGGTTTTACCACCACCTGGTGAGTTTGTGAAGGAAGACCTTTATCTTCGCAAGAGATGGCGCAAGGTGCAATACCTGGCTAATGAATTCTGGACCAGATGGAAAGGGGAATACTTGCTGAATCTTCAGCAGAGAGGAAAATGGTACAAGGCACGGAGAAATGCTAAGATCAACGACATTGTGGTGCTGATGGACAATAGTCTACCCAGAAATGAGTGGAAGTTGGCCAAGGTAACCAAGGTGTACCCTAGTGAGGATGGAATCATTAGGAAACTCGAGCTGCTAATCAGTGATGCGACATTGGATGACCAAGGAAAAAGAGTTAACAAGCCAGTGTATCTTGAAAGACCTATCCACAAAACAGTTACCCTACTTGAAGCTGAATAG